In Sphingobacteriaceae bacterium, the following proteins share a genomic window:
- a CDS encoding trehalase: MKLKLLFPAFLFLSLAGCSDEPKLPKTLRNDPPEELYGQLFYDVQSLRIFSDSKTFVDCVPLGDLDSINLEYTTLKNKSPEVILDFVKKNFLIPPHEDSRVDSLSASEDISALWKTLKHPADKKQNGTLLALPYPYVIAGESVREMHYWDSYFAMLGLLADGDIEAVQNSVDNFSWMINHYGFVPAGNRSYYLSRSQPPVFALMLSVLVQSKGDSTYKKYLPALEKEYAFWMRGSEQLKANVVGTFQRVVKLPGGEILNRYWDDQTTPRAENYYEDLKAAAEASLVLKTYSEKELYRNIRAAAESGWGCSSRWIDIAGENMYAPATIHTTDFIPVDLNCLLYYEELVLAHTYSLTGNISKTNEFNFRAEERMNAINNYCWSAAKNYYFDFNCKEQRHSLVYSLAGTFPLFFQLASPAQAKEVEDRIKGVFLRPGGLVTTPYKTGQQWDSPYGYAPLQWMAIKGLRNYNFNATADTIKNRWLKLAYGTYKTTGHFPEKYIVEEFATESNRKEKLNSSAWTIGVFQKLNNEQNR; this comes from the coding sequence ATGAAACTGAAATTATTATTTCCTGCTTTCCTGTTTTTAAGTTTAGCCGGATGTTCCGACGAACCTAAACTTCCAAAAACACTCAGAAATGATCCCCCTGAAGAACTTTACGGGCAATTGTTTTATGATGTACAGAGTCTGAGAATTTTCAGCGACAGTAAAACCTTTGTAGACTGCGTTCCTTTAGGAGACCTCGATTCCATAAACCTGGAATATACTACCCTTAAGAATAAATCTCCAGAAGTTATTTTAGACTTTGTAAAAAAGAATTTCCTCATACCTCCGCATGAAGACTCCCGGGTAGATTCCCTCTCAGCGTCAGAAGACATTTCAGCGCTTTGGAAAACTTTAAAACATCCTGCTGATAAAAAACAAAACGGCACATTGCTGGCATTGCCTTACCCTTACGTTATCGCAGGCGAAAGTGTTCGTGAAATGCACTATTGGGACAGTTATTTTGCCATGCTTGGATTACTGGCAGACGGCGACATTGAGGCAGTTCAAAATAGTGTAGATAATTTTTCGTGGATGATCAATCACTATGGCTTTGTTCCTGCCGGAAATCGCAGTTATTACCTTAGCCGTTCACAACCACCAGTTTTTGCGCTCATGCTCTCTGTATTAGTGCAATCAAAAGGCGATTCTACTTATAAAAAATATCTCCCTGCCCTCGAAAAAGAATATGCTTTTTGGATGAGAGGTTCAGAGCAGCTCAAGGCTAATGTTGTAGGCACATTCCAGCGCGTTGTAAAATTACCTGGCGGTGAAATACTGAATCGCTACTGGGATGATCAAACTACACCACGTGCAGAAAATTATTACGAAGACCTTAAAGCTGCGGCAGAAGCATCATTGGTTCTAAAAACATACAGCGAAAAAGAACTTTACCGAAACATTCGCGCTGCAGCAGAATCCGGATGGGGCTGCTCAAGCCGCTGGATCGATATTGCAGGTGAGAACATGTATGCACCGGCAACCATACACACAACCGACTTTATCCCTGTCGATTTAAATTGTCTTTTATATTATGAAGAATTGGTACTCGCACACACTTATTCTCTAACCGGCAACATTTCAAAAACAAACGAATTTAACTTTAGGGCTGAAGAACGCATGAACGCCATCAATAATTACTGCTGGAGTGCTGCTAAAAATTATTACTTCGATTTTAACTGTAAAGAACAAAGGCACTCACTGGTTTATTCATTAGCAGGAACATTTCCCTTATTTTTTCAACTTGCCTCGCCCGCGCAGGCCAAAGAAGTTGAAGACAGAATTAAGGGAGTTTTTTTAAGACCAGGCGGACTTGTTACAACACCCTACAAAACCGGTCAACAATGGGATTCACCTTATGGGTATGCCCCTTTGCAATGGATGGCAATTAAAGGTTTACGCAATTACAATTTTAATGCTACAGCCGATACCATTAAAAACCGATGGCTTAAGCTTGCTTATGGAACCTATAAAACAACCGGTCACTTTCCTGAAAAATACATCGTTGAAGAATTTGCTACTGAAAGTAACAGGAAGGAAAAACTAAATTCCAGTGCCTGGACTATTGGTGTTTTTCAGAAATTAAACAACGAACAAAATCGATAG